In Haliotis asinina isolate JCU_RB_2024 chromosome 15, JCU_Hal_asi_v2, whole genome shotgun sequence, one DNA window encodes the following:
- the LOC137266435 gene encoding serine-rich adhesin for platelets-like isoform X1, with translation MSLGRKYDVNRQTSLLLREDTPGKYRKLTDNEIDSERDWLRIQANGNMIPHISDGSSTDLATPKVQDTREGSPSSVHSLDGDVKKSKRGKLSKAKKPTSLSIKEEIQVRVPSLDRAGVESGISPANQETASKQDEHTTSLDVAVVADTSAELDVAVRGEHTHISDVGKTEVTGVCDPGQPKGKPSTELGVKGKTETRKKEKKIKNKDKKKPRHKKNTCEVHKNGKPREEGKLRKIFDIGKKKSDDIMSSPRHCRSCTCDGAATHVNVHHDTSDTSSVSSSQSESSFLSVKRTETTSLSSSHRSESTSITSSRALTDKHNTPLERSSLSSHLSKSCSGVNTKPEKPRRLPKTPPSTPEPTEVEPDTSLGQVRQDDVASAPSGDKIREKKELRRLYPQVDGNGVTGGWSHGLITLSLNSPGVLQDGARLQILGSAGHRGESDVDTGTYVCLDEVRKDGIPGMSVSADCGPATQLAADPQPTSTATVASQHRPHMSSTSDSARRVGVNVREGGPPLRTVPLERAMACQLELRPPVGFKERDIPDDDVGVVMEAGRQSNVDNVVTRDGGAAIDVRGNITHNAGSDATRLDSTGGKGTITSPSAPVLQLPLPSTDGASDEGDTTENNNIYLPGAPDTVTDVASQISDSSGIVKPTFDRVKNAPSGGEVLSSTSESETSSSSGSGFRKHKPKLKIEKPKRKGKEKSSKDMKKDTVVESNQASNSKLSPNLPTVKDSEPPMGIRRVEKVENVSKSVDDRRPEHLNAGTCLDPGSIPSEVTRYVTSKDGAKVSEIGIMAPEFKAGSEVTVNAPDVGLPTISIQGEGNSRVEGNASVPQQSVHVPIHVPDLSTGSPGDAPRPQPSLKDRGMSSDSESSFSSTDDIRKKTGKKHRFGDYSREGTREGTRDRSLSPFIPLASHSPLNVSQTLAATSNSNLNGFDKLDVSFTHSTPSCAMEADVPAIVRHRGHFVVVAIDFGTTFSGYALSFVRDPESVHMMRNWEGGDPGVINQKTPTTILLTPEGHLDSFGFTARDRYHNLTPDEARKWMYFERFKMVLHHNADLTKETMLKASNGELFPALKVFALALRFFKEHALQQLSDQSGITVINDDVRWVITVPAIWKAPAKQFMRQAAYEADLVSPDCPDQLLIALEPEAASIYCRKLRMYQLIPEFPERRPLQPPRYSLPEPLNDGLACTDVREDVARPPFDLPPDHPLESKIKGTRYMVVDCGGGTVDITVHELGNDNKLTELYKATGGPYGATAVDDEFVNLLCDIFGHDFIAHYRTKYPVGWVNLMINFESRKRSASPYKNNSLNVSLPFTFIDYFKKQKGGHIDSVVKRYGNKEICWSSEGMLRLSPHAMRCLFVPVMEKIKHAIGDVLNNPDARHLKFLFLVGGFAESAILQHEVRKEFSPILKVLIPTGVSLAILKGAVLFGLDPTVVNVRRSRLTYGVGVLNRFNPSRHPTSKLVHREGVDWCTDVFDVFVYEDQPITLGDTVIRSYTPAKANQMVSVIHIYSSDSKDSAFITDPGVRKCGTLCLDLTDEDADHLPSRREIQARMMFGDTEIKVSAMDIATGKCVRASIDFLNK, from the exons ATGTCTCTGGGAAGGAAATATGACGTCAATCGGCAGACGTCGTTACTGCTGCGAGAAGACACACCGGGGAAGTACAGAAAGCTAACTGACAATGAAATAGATTCGGAAAGGGACTGGTTACGTATACAGGCCAATGGCAACATGATACCACACATTAGTGATGGAAGCAGCACAGATCTAGCTACGCCCAAGGTGCAAGACACACGGGAGGGGAGTCCTAGTTCTGTACACTCACTCGATGGAGATGTGAAAAAGAGCAAGAGAGGAAAACTGTCTAAAGCAAAGAAGCCTACATCTTTGTCCATCAAGGAGGAAATACAGGTGCGGGTGCCATCTTTGGACCGGGCGGGAGTAGAATCAGGGATCTCgcctgcaaaccaagaaacagcaTCCAAACAGGACGAACATACAACGTCACTTGACGTTGCCGTTGTTGCTGATACCAGCGCGGAGTTGGATGTAGCCGTCCGAGGTGAACATACCCACATATCAGATGTAGGTAAGACAGAGGTAACCGGTGTGTGTGATCCCGGGCAGCCCAAAGGAAAGCCTAGTACTGAACTGGGCGTGAAAGGCAAAACAGAAACTcgaaaaaaggaaaagaaaattaaaaacaaagatAAAAAGAAACCAAGACATAAGAAGAATACTTGTGAAGTTCACAAGAATGGGAAGCCCCGTGAAGAAGGTAAGTTgaggaaaatatttgacattggTAAGAAGAAATCTGATGACATAATGAGCAGCCCTCGCCACTGTCGGAGTTGCACATGCGACGGCGCTGCCACTCACGTCAACGTCCACCACGACACATCTGATACCTCTAGTGTGTCATCGTCGCAATCTGAAAGCAGCTTCCTCTCTGTCAAGAGAACTGAGACTACTAGCCTGTCCTCCTCTCATCGTTCCGAGTCGACCAGCATCACGTCCAGCAGGGCCCTCACGGACAAACACAACACGCCATTAGAGAGATCGTCACTGTCTTCACATTTGTCAAAGTCATGCAGCGGTGTCAACACAAAACCCGAGAAGCCACGGAGACTGCCGAAGACTCCACCATCAACACCAGAACCTACAGAAGTAGAACCGGATACGTCATTAGGGCAGGTGCGTCAAGATGACGTTGCGTCAGCACCGTCTGGGGACAAGATAAGAGAGAAGAAGGAGCTGCGTCGTCTGTACCCACAGGTAGACGGAAACGGGGTGACAGGGGGATGGTCCCACGGACTGATAACTCTTTCCTTAAACTCCCCGGGAGTGCTGCAAGACGGGGCCAGGTTACAGATTCTCGGAAGTGCCGGACATCGCGGCGAGTCGGACGTCGACACCGGGACGTATGTTTGTCTGGATGAAGTAAGAAAAGATGGGATCCCTGGAATGTCAGTTAGTGCAG ATTGTGGACCCGCCACCCAGCTGGCAGCAGACCCCCAGCCTACATCGACCGCCACAGTCGCAAGTCAACATCGGCCACACATGTCCAGTACTTCAGACAGCGCCCGTAGGGTGGGGGTGAACGTACGAGAGGGTGGTCCTCCTCTCAGAACTGTTCCTTTGGAAAGGGCTATGGCATGCCAGCTGGAACTGCGCCCCCCTGTAGGGTTCAAAGAACGCGATATCCCTGATGACGATGTTGGTGTCGTGATGGAGGCAGGTAGGCAGTCCAACGTCGACAACGTTGTGACACGTGATGGTGGCGCTGCTATCGATGTGAGAGGGAACATAACACACAATGCTGGATCAGATGCTACACGTCTGGATTCAACCGGTGGCAAAGGGACTATTACGTCTCCAAGTGCCCCGGTCCTACAACTGCCGCTACCCTCGACTGACGGCGCCAGCGACGAAGGGGATACGACGGAAAATAATAACATTTATCTCCCTGGAGCTCCGGATACTGTTACTGATGTCGCATCACAGATAAGCGATAGTTCAGGAATTGTAAAGCCGACCTTCGATCGTGTAAAGAATGCTCCATCTGGAGGCGAAGTGTTGTCGTCAACATCCGAGTCTGAGACAAGTTCCTCCAGCGGCAGTGGATTCAGGAAGCATAAACCTAAACTGAAGATAGAGAAACCTAAAAGAAAAGGGAAAGAGAAGTCAAGCAAGGATATGAAAAAAGACACAGTTGTGGAGTCCAATCAAGCATCAAACTCGAAGCTTTCTCCAAATCTGCCGACTGTGAAGGATTCCGAACCCCCTATGGGCATTCGACGAGTTGAAAAGGTGGAGAATGTTTCAAAAAGTGTTGATGATCGACGGCCCGAACATCTCAATGCAGGTACCTGTCTGGATCCTGGTAGTATACCATCCGAGGTAACACGTTATGTGACAAGTAAAGACGGAGCTAAAGTTTCTGAAATTGGTATAATGGCTCCAGAGTTTAAGGCTGGGTCTGAGGTGACGGTCAATGCTCCAGATGTCGGTCTTCCAACTATAAGTATTCAAGGTGAGGGCAACTCTCGTGTTGAGGGAAATGCCAGCGTCCCTCAACAATCGGTACACGTACCAATACACGTCCCTGACCTCTCAACTGGCAGCCCGGGGGATGCACCTCGGCCCCAACCGTCATTGAAAGACAGAGGCATGAGTTCTGACAGCGAAAGCAGCTTCTCCTCCACGGATGACATCAGGAAGAAGACGGGGAAGAAGCACAGGTTCGGTGACTATAGCCGTGAAGGTACCCGTGAAGGGACTCGAGACAGGTCTCTGTCACCCTTCATCCCGCTGGCCTCACACTCCCCACTAAACGTGTCACAGACACTAGCAGCCACATCCAACTCCAATTTGAATGGATTCGATAAGCTCGATGTCTCGTTCACCCACTCCACGCCATCTTGTGCCATGGAGGCCGACGTACCAGCGATTGTTCGTCATCGCGgtcattttgttgttgttgccatAGATTTCGGAACCACCTTTAGTGGCTATGCACTGAGTTTTGTCCGTGATCCTGAGAGTGTGCATATGATGCGGAACTGGGAGGGGGGTGACCCCGGGGTCATCAACCAGAAGACCCCCACCACGATCCTCCTCACCCCCGAGGGACATCTCGACTCTTTCGGATTTACAGCCCGAGATCGATACCACAACCTGACCCCGGATGAGGCCAGGAAGTGGATGTACTTCGAGAGGTTCAAGATGGTGCTCCACCATAATGCG GACCTGACCAAGGAGACGATGCTGAAAGCTAGCAATGGTGAGTTGTTCCCCGCCCTGAAGGTCTTCGCCCTGGCCCTCCGCTTTTTCAAGGAACACGCTCTTCAGCAGCTTTCTGACCAGTCGGGGATAACCGTCATCAACGATGACGTCAGATGGGTCATCACCGTTCCGGCCATCTGGAAGGCTCCAGCCAAGCAGTTCATGAGACAGGCAGCATATGAG GCTGATCTCGTCTCCCCCGACTGCCCTGACCAGCTTCTCATTGCTCTCGAACCGGAAGCTGCCTCGATTTACTGTCGCAAACTGCGCATGTACCAACTGATCCCTGAGTTCCCAGAGAGGCGCCCCTTACAGCCGCCAAGATACTCTCTACCGGAACCTCTGAATGATGGGCTTGCCTGTACAGATGTCAGGGAAG ATGTTGCCCGTCCCCCATTTGATCTGCCCCCTGACCATCCCCTGGAGAGTAAGATTAAAG GAACCCGGTACATGGTTGTGGACTGTGGAGGCGGAACTGTAGATATCACAGTGCATGAACTAGGGAACGACAACAAACTGACCGAACTCTACAAGGCTACAGGAGGACCTTATGGTGCAACAG CTGTGGACGATGAGTTTGTGAACCTGCTGTGTGATATTTTCGGACATGACTTCATAGCCCACTACCGGACCAAGTACCCAGTCGGATGGGTCAATCTCATGATCAACTTCGAGTCCCGGAAACGTTCAGCCAGTCCCTACAAGAATAACTCCCTCAACGTGTCCCTGCCGTTCACATTCATTGACTACTTCAAAAAGCAGAAG GGGGGCCACATCGACAGTGTTGTTAAGCGGTACGGCAACAAGGAGATCTGCTGGTCGTCCGAGGGTATGCTGCGACTCAGCCCACACGCCATGAGGTGTCTCTTCGTCCCTGTCATGGAAAAAATAAAACACGCCATCGGAGACGTCCTCAATAATCCGGACGCTAGAC ATCTGAAATTCCTGTTTCTGGTGGGAGGATTCGCCGAGTCTGCCATCTTGCAGCATGAAGTCCGCAAGGAATTCTCTCCAATCCTTAAAGTTCTCATTCCCACTGGCGTCAGCCTGGCCATACTCAAAG GCGCAGTGCTGTTTGGTCTTGACCCAACAGTTGTAAACGTCAGAAGGTCAAGGTTAACGTATGGAGTTGGCGTTCTTAACCGATTTAACCCGTCCCGTCATCCAACCAGCAAGCTGGTCCACAGAGAAGGCGTTGATTGGTGCACTGATGTGTTTGACGTGTTTGTTTATGAGGATCAACCAATCACATTAGGCGACACAGTTATTCGTAGTTACACGCCTGCAAAGGCCAATCAGATGGTTAGTGTCATACATATCTACTCGAGTGACAGTAAAGATTCCGCCTTCATCACAGACCCTGGTGTGAGGAAGTGCGGCACTTTATGTCTGGACTTGACAGATGAGGATGCTGACCACCTGCCGAGCAGACGTGAAATCCAGGCAAGGATGATGTTCGGGGATACGGAGATCAAAGTGAGCGCTATGGATATTGCTACAGGGAAATGTGTCCGAGCTAGCATAGACTTCCTCAATAAGTGA
- the LOC137266435 gene encoding uncharacterized protein isoform X2, with product MSLGRKYDVNRQTSLLLREDTPGKYRKLTDNEIDSERDWLRIQANGNMIPHISDGSSTDLATPKVQDTREGSPSSVHSLDGDVKKSKRGKLSKAKKPTSLSIKEEIQVRVPSLDRAGVESGISPANQETASKQDEHTTSLDVAVVADTSAELDVAVRGEHTHISDVGKTEVTGVCDPGQPKGKPSTELGVKGKTETRKKEKKIKNKDKKKPRHKKNTCEVHKNGKPREEDCGPATQLAADPQPTSTATVASQHRPHMSSTSDSARRVGVNVREGGPPLRTVPLERAMACQLELRPPVGFKERDIPDDDVGVVMEAGRQSNVDNVVTRDGGAAIDVRGNITHNAGSDATRLDSTGGKGTITSPSAPVLQLPLPSTDGASDEGDTTENNNIYLPGAPDTVTDVASQISDSSGIVKPTFDRVKNAPSGGEVLSSTSESETSSSSGSGFRKHKPKLKIEKPKRKGKEKSSKDMKKDTVVESNQASNSKLSPNLPTVKDSEPPMGIRRVEKVENVSKSVDDRRPEHLNAGTCLDPGSIPSEVTRYVTSKDGAKVSEIGIMAPEFKAGSEVTVNAPDVGLPTISIQGEGNSRVEGNASVPQQSVHVPIHVPDLSTGSPGDAPRPQPSLKDRGMSSDSESSFSSTDDIRKKTGKKHRFGDYSREGTREGTRDRSLSPFIPLASHSPLNVSQTLAATSNSNLNGFDKLDVSFTHSTPSCAMEADVPAIVRHRGHFVVVAIDFGTTFSGYALSFVRDPESVHMMRNWEGGDPGVINQKTPTTILLTPEGHLDSFGFTARDRYHNLTPDEARKWMYFERFKMVLHHNADLTKETMLKASNGELFPALKVFALALRFFKEHALQQLSDQSGITVINDDVRWVITVPAIWKAPAKQFMRQAAYEADLVSPDCPDQLLIALEPEAASIYCRKLRMYQLIPEFPERRPLQPPRYSLPEPLNDGLACTDVREDVARPPFDLPPDHPLESKIKGTRYMVVDCGGGTVDITVHELGNDNKLTELYKATGGPYGATAVDDEFVNLLCDIFGHDFIAHYRTKYPVGWVNLMINFESRKRSASPYKNNSLNVSLPFTFIDYFKKQKGGHIDSVVKRYGNKEICWSSEGMLRLSPHAMRCLFVPVMEKIKHAIGDVLNNPDARHLKFLFLVGGFAESAILQHEVRKEFSPILKVLIPTGVSLAILKGAVLFGLDPTVVNVRRSRLTYGVGVLNRFNPSRHPTSKLVHREGVDWCTDVFDVFVYEDQPITLGDTVIRSYTPAKANQMVSVIHIYSSDSKDSAFITDPGVRKCGTLCLDLTDEDADHLPSRREIQARMMFGDTEIKVSAMDIATGKCVRASIDFLNK from the exons ATGTCTCTGGGAAGGAAATATGACGTCAATCGGCAGACGTCGTTACTGCTGCGAGAAGACACACCGGGGAAGTACAGAAAGCTAACTGACAATGAAATAGATTCGGAAAGGGACTGGTTACGTATACAGGCCAATGGCAACATGATACCACACATTAGTGATGGAAGCAGCACAGATCTAGCTACGCCCAAGGTGCAAGACACACGGGAGGGGAGTCCTAGTTCTGTACACTCACTCGATGGAGATGTGAAAAAGAGCAAGAGAGGAAAACTGTCTAAAGCAAAGAAGCCTACATCTTTGTCCATCAAGGAGGAAATACAGGTGCGGGTGCCATCTTTGGACCGGGCGGGAGTAGAATCAGGGATCTCgcctgcaaaccaagaaacagcaTCCAAACAGGACGAACATACAACGTCACTTGACGTTGCCGTTGTTGCTGATACCAGCGCGGAGTTGGATGTAGCCGTCCGAGGTGAACATACCCACATATCAGATGTAGGTAAGACAGAGGTAACCGGTGTGTGTGATCCCGGGCAGCCCAAAGGAAAGCCTAGTACTGAACTGGGCGTGAAAGGCAAAACAGAAACTcgaaaaaaggaaaagaaaattaaaaacaaagatAAAAAGAAACCAAGACATAAGAAGAATACTTGTGAAGTTCACAAGAATGGGAAGCCCCGTGAAGAAG ATTGTGGACCCGCCACCCAGCTGGCAGCAGACCCCCAGCCTACATCGACCGCCACAGTCGCAAGTCAACATCGGCCACACATGTCCAGTACTTCAGACAGCGCCCGTAGGGTGGGGGTGAACGTACGAGAGGGTGGTCCTCCTCTCAGAACTGTTCCTTTGGAAAGGGCTATGGCATGCCAGCTGGAACTGCGCCCCCCTGTAGGGTTCAAAGAACGCGATATCCCTGATGACGATGTTGGTGTCGTGATGGAGGCAGGTAGGCAGTCCAACGTCGACAACGTTGTGACACGTGATGGTGGCGCTGCTATCGATGTGAGAGGGAACATAACACACAATGCTGGATCAGATGCTACACGTCTGGATTCAACCGGTGGCAAAGGGACTATTACGTCTCCAAGTGCCCCGGTCCTACAACTGCCGCTACCCTCGACTGACGGCGCCAGCGACGAAGGGGATACGACGGAAAATAATAACATTTATCTCCCTGGAGCTCCGGATACTGTTACTGATGTCGCATCACAGATAAGCGATAGTTCAGGAATTGTAAAGCCGACCTTCGATCGTGTAAAGAATGCTCCATCTGGAGGCGAAGTGTTGTCGTCAACATCCGAGTCTGAGACAAGTTCCTCCAGCGGCAGTGGATTCAGGAAGCATAAACCTAAACTGAAGATAGAGAAACCTAAAAGAAAAGGGAAAGAGAAGTCAAGCAAGGATATGAAAAAAGACACAGTTGTGGAGTCCAATCAAGCATCAAACTCGAAGCTTTCTCCAAATCTGCCGACTGTGAAGGATTCCGAACCCCCTATGGGCATTCGACGAGTTGAAAAGGTGGAGAATGTTTCAAAAAGTGTTGATGATCGACGGCCCGAACATCTCAATGCAGGTACCTGTCTGGATCCTGGTAGTATACCATCCGAGGTAACACGTTATGTGACAAGTAAAGACGGAGCTAAAGTTTCTGAAATTGGTATAATGGCTCCAGAGTTTAAGGCTGGGTCTGAGGTGACGGTCAATGCTCCAGATGTCGGTCTTCCAACTATAAGTATTCAAGGTGAGGGCAACTCTCGTGTTGAGGGAAATGCCAGCGTCCCTCAACAATCGGTACACGTACCAATACACGTCCCTGACCTCTCAACTGGCAGCCCGGGGGATGCACCTCGGCCCCAACCGTCATTGAAAGACAGAGGCATGAGTTCTGACAGCGAAAGCAGCTTCTCCTCCACGGATGACATCAGGAAGAAGACGGGGAAGAAGCACAGGTTCGGTGACTATAGCCGTGAAGGTACCCGTGAAGGGACTCGAGACAGGTCTCTGTCACCCTTCATCCCGCTGGCCTCACACTCCCCACTAAACGTGTCACAGACACTAGCAGCCACATCCAACTCCAATTTGAATGGATTCGATAAGCTCGATGTCTCGTTCACCCACTCCACGCCATCTTGTGCCATGGAGGCCGACGTACCAGCGATTGTTCGTCATCGCGgtcattttgttgttgttgccatAGATTTCGGAACCACCTTTAGTGGCTATGCACTGAGTTTTGTCCGTGATCCTGAGAGTGTGCATATGATGCGGAACTGGGAGGGGGGTGACCCCGGGGTCATCAACCAGAAGACCCCCACCACGATCCTCCTCACCCCCGAGGGACATCTCGACTCTTTCGGATTTACAGCCCGAGATCGATACCACAACCTGACCCCGGATGAGGCCAGGAAGTGGATGTACTTCGAGAGGTTCAAGATGGTGCTCCACCATAATGCG GACCTGACCAAGGAGACGATGCTGAAAGCTAGCAATGGTGAGTTGTTCCCCGCCCTGAAGGTCTTCGCCCTGGCCCTCCGCTTTTTCAAGGAACACGCTCTTCAGCAGCTTTCTGACCAGTCGGGGATAACCGTCATCAACGATGACGTCAGATGGGTCATCACCGTTCCGGCCATCTGGAAGGCTCCAGCCAAGCAGTTCATGAGACAGGCAGCATATGAG GCTGATCTCGTCTCCCCCGACTGCCCTGACCAGCTTCTCATTGCTCTCGAACCGGAAGCTGCCTCGATTTACTGTCGCAAACTGCGCATGTACCAACTGATCCCTGAGTTCCCAGAGAGGCGCCCCTTACAGCCGCCAAGATACTCTCTACCGGAACCTCTGAATGATGGGCTTGCCTGTACAGATGTCAGGGAAG ATGTTGCCCGTCCCCCATTTGATCTGCCCCCTGACCATCCCCTGGAGAGTAAGATTAAAG GAACCCGGTACATGGTTGTGGACTGTGGAGGCGGAACTGTAGATATCACAGTGCATGAACTAGGGAACGACAACAAACTGACCGAACTCTACAAGGCTACAGGAGGACCTTATGGTGCAACAG CTGTGGACGATGAGTTTGTGAACCTGCTGTGTGATATTTTCGGACATGACTTCATAGCCCACTACCGGACCAAGTACCCAGTCGGATGGGTCAATCTCATGATCAACTTCGAGTCCCGGAAACGTTCAGCCAGTCCCTACAAGAATAACTCCCTCAACGTGTCCCTGCCGTTCACATTCATTGACTACTTCAAAAAGCAGAAG GGGGGCCACATCGACAGTGTTGTTAAGCGGTACGGCAACAAGGAGATCTGCTGGTCGTCCGAGGGTATGCTGCGACTCAGCCCACACGCCATGAGGTGTCTCTTCGTCCCTGTCATGGAAAAAATAAAACACGCCATCGGAGACGTCCTCAATAATCCGGACGCTAGAC ATCTGAAATTCCTGTTTCTGGTGGGAGGATTCGCCGAGTCTGCCATCTTGCAGCATGAAGTCCGCAAGGAATTCTCTCCAATCCTTAAAGTTCTCATTCCCACTGGCGTCAGCCTGGCCATACTCAAAG GCGCAGTGCTGTTTGGTCTTGACCCAACAGTTGTAAACGTCAGAAGGTCAAGGTTAACGTATGGAGTTGGCGTTCTTAACCGATTTAACCCGTCCCGTCATCCAACCAGCAAGCTGGTCCACAGAGAAGGCGTTGATTGGTGCACTGATGTGTTTGACGTGTTTGTTTATGAGGATCAACCAATCACATTAGGCGACACAGTTATTCGTAGTTACACGCCTGCAAAGGCCAATCAGATGGTTAGTGTCATACATATCTACTCGAGTGACAGTAAAGATTCCGCCTTCATCACAGACCCTGGTGTGAGGAAGTGCGGCACTTTATGTCTGGACTTGACAGATGAGGATGCTGACCACCTGCCGAGCAGACGTGAAATCCAGGCAAGGATGATGTTCGGGGATACGGAGATCAAAGTGAGCGCTATGGATATTGCTACAGGGAAATGTGTCCGAGCTAGCATAGACTTCCTCAATAAGTGA